The proteins below are encoded in one region of Haladaptatus sp. R4:
- a CDS encoding chloride channel protein produces MNLIAIVIGVIAGLGAVIFRLSIWAAQEVFFGQELNPGSVQFNLIDIPNVYAALSFLGPLELLLIPTIGGLLVGIVIKFTTTEVKGSGVPKVMESMLVRGGKIDPKISVYKTVASSIAIGSGGSLGREGPIIQIGSAAGSFFGRFMDQKYTRTLVAAGAAAGIAGTFNAPLAGVMFALEILLAEYYLQNVIVVVLASVMSTAVARTILQFTPSPGVQEFLVHGVNNGNGIHYHMLTPALEFPLYIVLGFVIGVIGAVIVKTLYGTEHVFDRLDVPEYVKPAVGGLLLGGTVLLSAVFLHETPITTADWLFGVGYTTIHTAIAGHLSLQVILALALLKLLAFSFSVGSGSSGGVFSPGLYIGAMVGGGFGILSGILFTDISHTFAFIPALAIAGAGAYALVGMGGVFAATARAPLTATLVIFELTGQYTIILPLLVVTVIGSIVTQRLLNRGTIFTEKLRELGITVQERRIGSLEDLCAKDVMTTKVDTLSVGASCEDALMMFQQTKHHGLPIVDEDGSLVGIITLTDLESELTNSIIHTIEGREEIDLPDEDRSPVEKIGSTDVLTVPPSANLLSVVDIMEKLDVGRIPIVDEANHPVGIVTRSDILDAYDNVPELSRNEVEIPVVTDPKLPNTSADK; encoded by the coding sequence ATGAACCTCATCGCAATCGTCATCGGCGTCATCGCCGGACTCGGCGCTGTTATTTTTCGACTGAGTATCTGGGCGGCACAGGAAGTCTTCTTCGGACAGGAGCTCAACCCCGGCAGCGTTCAGTTCAACCTCATCGATATCCCCAACGTCTACGCCGCGCTCTCGTTTCTCGGCCCGCTCGAACTGCTCTTGATCCCGACCATCGGCGGGTTGCTCGTCGGTATCGTCATCAAATTCACGACGACGGAGGTCAAGGGCAGCGGCGTGCCGAAGGTCATGGAATCGATGCTCGTCCGTGGGGGGAAGATCGACCCGAAAATATCCGTGTACAAGACCGTTGCATCGTCCATCGCCATCGGCAGTGGTGGATCGCTCGGTCGTGAAGGTCCCATCATTCAGATCGGCAGCGCGGCGGGTTCGTTCTTCGGTCGATTCATGGACCAGAAATACACCCGAACCCTGGTGGCCGCCGGGGCGGCGGCCGGAATCGCGGGGACGTTCAACGCGCCGCTGGCGGGCGTCATGTTCGCGCTGGAGATTCTGCTCGCCGAATACTACCTCCAGAACGTCATCGTCGTCGTGCTGGCCTCCGTGATGTCCACCGCAGTCGCGCGGACGATTCTCCAGTTCACCCCGAGTCCCGGTGTTCAGGAGTTCCTCGTCCACGGCGTCAACAACGGAAACGGCATTCACTATCACATGCTGACGCCCGCGCTGGAGTTCCCGCTGTACATCGTGCTCGGTTTCGTCATCGGGGTCATCGGTGCTGTTATCGTGAAAACCCTCTACGGCACCGAACACGTCTTCGACCGCCTCGACGTCCCCGAGTACGTGAAACCGGCCGTCGGCGGCCTGCTCCTCGGGGGAACCGTCCTCTTGAGTGCCGTCTTCCTCCACGAGACGCCGATCACGACCGCCGATTGGTTGTTCGGTGTGGGATATACGACGATTCACACGGCCATCGCGGGCCACCTCTCGCTGCAGGTCATCCTCGCACTGGCACTGCTGAAACTGCTGGCGTTCTCCTTTTCGGTCGGCAGTGGCAGTTCCGGTGGCGTGTTCTCGCCGGGACTCTACATCGGCGCGATGGTCGGCGGCGGGTTCGGTATCCTCTCCGGCATACTGTTCACCGATATCTCCCACACGTTCGCGTTCATCCCCGCCCTCGCAATCGCTGGGGCTGGAGCCTACGCCCTCGTCGGGATGGGCGGCGTGTTCGCGGCGACGGCACGCGCGCCGCTGACGGCGACGCTCGTCATCTTCGAGTTGACCGGGCAGTACACGATCATCCTTCCACTCCTCGTCGTCACGGTCATCGGCAGTATCGTCACCCAACGACTGCTCAACCGCGGAACGATCTTCACCGAGAAGCTCCGCGAACTCGGTATCACGGTTCAGGAACGACGTATCGGGAGCCTGGAGGACTTGTGTGCAAAGGATGTGATGACGACGAAGGTCGATACGCTATCGGTCGGGGCCAGTTGCGAGGACGCCCTCATGATGTTCCAACAGACGAAACACCACGGGCTTCCCATCGTGGACGAGGACGGAAGCCTCGTCGGAATCATCACGCTCACCGACCTCGAATCCGAACTCACGAACTCCATCATCCACACCATCGAAGGCCGTGAAGAGATCGACCTGCCGGACGAGGACCGGTCCCCGGTCGAGAAGATCGGGTCCACGGACGTGCTGACAGTGCCGCCGTCCGCGAACCTGCTTTCCGTCGTCGATATCATGGAGAAACTGGACGTCGGTCGCATTCCGATCGTGGACGAGGCCAACCACCCCGTCGGCATCGTCACTCGAAGCGACATCCTCGACGCCTACGATAACGTGCCCGAACTGTCGCGCAACGAGGTGGAAATCCCGGTCGTCACCGACCCGAAACTCCCCAACACCAGCGCGGACAAGTAA
- a CDS encoding chloride channel protein — translation MAGGRGGDDPAVDGVPSLSPSSLRSFPLDGDLRMLVLSLATGIVAGLGAVVFRFGIWIVQELFYGPALNPGSVEFPLVAVPNAFSVLVALGPVRFLLLPAVGGLIVGVIIKLTSPEVRGTGVAIVLESILVRGGKIDPKVAVYKTVASSIAIGSGGSLGREGPVVQIGSAAGSFFERYVERHAYTRTLVAAGAAGGIAGTFNAPLGGVMFALEILLAEYYLQNVIAVVLSAVTATAVARAFLDFTPKPGVRSFLVPIQYHLVSPLVEYPLYIVLGLLVAVVGAGVVKLLYGTAHVFDRFDVPAATKPAFGGALLGLSALVTAAVFGVSDLRSATWLFGVGYDTIRHSILGNFGIGLLLVLALMKAIGFSLSVGSGSSGGVFSPSLYIGAMLGGTYGTIVHAFVPGTAGPGAYALVGMGGIFATSARAPLTATLIIFELTGQYDIILPLLLVCVLGNELSNRLLHGSTIYVEKLRERGITVQERRIGSLEDLCASDVMTTKVETLSEDLSIEEAIPTIRTSDHGGFPVTDENDHIVGIITLTDLEPFMTGRAEGETDRPEAERTVGDVCTTDVCTVHPDTNLLSVVDRMESLDIGRLPVVDDGTVVGIVTRSDVLDAYDRMPSFV, via the coding sequence ATGGCTGGAGGGCGAGGGGGCGACGACCCGGCAGTGGACGGTGTTCCGTCCCTGTCTCCATCGTCCCTACGGTCGTTCCCGTTGGACGGCGACCTTCGGATGCTCGTCCTGTCCCTCGCGACCGGAATCGTCGCCGGACTCGGCGCAGTGGTCTTTCGATTCGGCATCTGGATCGTCCAGGAACTGTTCTACGGACCGGCACTCAACCCCGGTAGCGTCGAGTTCCCGCTCGTTGCCGTTCCTAACGCCTTTTCGGTTCTCGTAGCTCTCGGTCCCGTTCGATTCCTCCTGCTTCCCGCCGTCGGCGGTCTCATCGTCGGCGTCATCATCAAACTGACGTCGCCGGAGGTCAGGGGTACCGGAGTCGCGATAGTGCTCGAATCCATCCTCGTTCGCGGCGGCAAAATCGACCCGAAAGTCGCGGTGTACAAAACGGTCGCCTCGTCCATCGCCATCGGGAGCGGCGGGTCGCTCGGCCGCGAGGGACCCGTCGTCCAAATCGGCAGCGCGGCCGGATCGTTCTTCGAACGGTACGTGGAGCGTCACGCCTACACCCGAACGTTGGTCGCGGCGGGAGCAGCGGGGGGAATCGCGGGGACGTTCAACGCGCCGCTCGGTGGCGTCATGTTCGCGTTGGAAATCCTGCTCGCCGAGTACTACCTCCAGAACGTCATCGCGGTCGTGTTGAGTGCGGTGACGGCGACGGCCGTCGCTCGGGCGTTCCTCGATTTCACCCCGAAACCGGGTGTCCGTTCGTTTCTCGTGCCCATTCAGTACCACCTCGTCTCCCCGCTGGTCGAATACCCGCTGTACATCGTACTCGGTCTGCTCGTCGCCGTCGTCGGTGCTGGCGTCGTGAAACTGCTCTACGGTACCGCACACGTGTTCGACAGATTCGACGTTCCCGCCGCGACGAAACCCGCATTCGGCGGAGCGTTGCTCGGCCTTTCGGCACTCGTCACGGCGGCCGTGTTCGGCGTCTCCGACCTTCGGAGTGCGACGTGGCTGTTCGGCGTCGGATACGATACGATACGTCACAGTATCCTCGGGAACTTCGGCATCGGGTTGCTGTTGGTTCTCGCGCTAATGAAAGCCATCGGCTTCTCCCTCTCGGTCGGCAGCGGCAGTTCCGGCGGCGTGTTCTCTCCCTCCCTCTACATCGGCGCGATGCTCGGCGGGACGTACGGCACCATCGTCCACGCGTTCGTGCCCGGAACTGCCGGGCCGGGTGCCTACGCCCTCGTCGGGATGGGCGGTATCTTCGCGACGTCCGCACGCGCACCGCTGACGGCGACGCTCATCATCTTCGAGTTGACCGGGCAGTACGACATCATCCTCCCGCTCTTGCTCGTCTGCGTTCTCGGTAACGAACTCTCGAACCGCCTTCTCCACGGCAGTACCATCTACGTCGAAAAACTCCGTGAGCGCGGAATCACGGTCCAAGAGCGGCGTATCGGGAGTCTGGAAGACCTGTGTGCGAGCGACGTGATGACGACGAAGGTCGAGACGCTTTCGGAGGACCTGTCCATCGAGGAGGCGATACCGACGATTCGAACCAGCGACCACGGCGGTTTTCCGGTCACCGACGAAAACGATCACATCGTCGGTATCATCACGTTGACCGACCTCGAACCGTTCATGACCGGTCGTGCGGAGGGAGAAACCGACAGACCCGAGGCGGAACGGACGGTCGGTGACGTCTGCACCACGGACGTCTGTACCGTTCACCCGGACACGAACCTGCTCTCGGTCGTGGACCGGATGGAATCGCTAGATATCGGACGATTGCCAGTGGTGGACGACGGCACCGTGGTCGGTATCGTCACCCGAAGCGACGTGCTGGATGCGTACGACCGGATGCCGTCTTTCGTTTAG
- a CDS encoding HPP family protein has protein sequence MRESLRTMYERVLSRLRRTRRRETEEFRRWLETSANLRHLTALFALPLLIAGITALSDRVSTLSFLLYPPLASGTYTLFSDPNGRYASPRNFVGSLGTGAVCGWFSVYFSETYLHIPDLQPLHAHPITAALAVFLTLVTTWSLSLELPAAFSTALLAVVVGVHQPTYVLSVIISSLIVISIFSVWHTEVYQKRSRYLYQSTSGDDHVLVPMRGEYAEGAAMFAAKLAAAHDAGKVVLMDIVDEDAIEEARGSGESSETETLVMEPDDEAETQAADEAATALERQAQRIRTRMGVACEVIVASDDQTRPRTILRTVREENCDLVVVPYEDEHGGLSSFVRTLFRGRTDAIVYRPSVAPEPTDSTRLDWKRVLVPVRRASDTSHVMLDFAQRLAGKTGTVSVCTCIDRESQRRSAESTLADLVEAFSGSFETRISRHEILQFLSANDSHYDLIIIGASTDRSAASRFISPPTFERLQEIECDVAVVHRG, from the coding sequence ATGCGAGAATCGCTGCGGACGATGTACGAGCGCGTACTGTCCCGCCTTCGCCGGACCAGACGCCGTGAGACGGAGGAATTTCGTCGCTGGTTGGAGACGAGTGCGAACCTTCGTCACCTGACCGCGCTCTTCGCGCTACCGCTCCTGATCGCCGGGATAACGGCGCTTTCGGACCGCGTGTCGACGCTGTCGTTTCTGCTCTATCCGCCGCTCGCCTCGGGGACGTACACCCTGTTCAGCGACCCGAACGGGCGATACGCCTCGCCTCGAAACTTCGTCGGCAGCCTCGGAACGGGTGCGGTGTGTGGCTGGTTTTCGGTCTACTTCTCCGAGACGTACCTCCACATTCCCGACCTACAGCCGTTACACGCACATCCGATAACCGCCGCACTGGCCGTGTTTCTGACGCTCGTGACGACGTGGTCGCTCTCGCTCGAACTCCCGGCGGCGTTCTCGACCGCGCTGCTCGCCGTCGTCGTCGGCGTCCACCAACCGACGTACGTCCTCAGCGTCATCATTTCGAGCCTCATCGTCATCTCGATTTTCAGCGTGTGGCACACCGAGGTGTACCAGAAACGCTCGCGCTACCTCTATCAGTCCACGAGCGGCGACGACCACGTTCTGGTTCCGATGCGCGGCGAGTACGCCGAAGGGGCGGCGATGTTCGCCGCGAAACTGGCGGCGGCACACGACGCCGGTAAGGTCGTCCTCATGGACATCGTGGACGAGGACGCCATCGAGGAGGCGAGGGGAAGCGGGGAATCGAGCGAAACGGAGACGCTCGTCATGGAACCCGACGACGAGGCCGAGACACAGGCGGCGGACGAGGCGGCGACCGCCCTCGAACGCCAGGCCCAACGCATTCGAACCCGGATGGGTGTCGCCTGTGAAGTCATCGTCGCCAGCGACGACCAAACGCGGCCACGGACGATACTGCGGACCGTCCGGGAGGAGAACTGTGACCTCGTCGTCGTTCCGTACGAGGACGAACACGGTGGACTCTCGTCGTTCGTCCGGACGCTGTTCCGCGGGCGAACCGACGCCATCGTGTACCGTCCCAGCGTGGCACCCGAGCCGACTGATTCCACCCGACTCGATTGGAAACGGGTTCTCGTTCCCGTCCGGAGAGCGAGCGATACGTCCCACGTGATGCTCGATTTCGCACAGCGACTCGCCGGGAAGACCGGAACGGTGAGCGTCTGCACCTGCATCGACCGCGAATCCCAGCGGCGAAGCGCGGAATCGACCCTCGCCGACCTCGTCGAGGCGTTTTCGGGGTCGTTCGAGACGCGGATTTCCCGCCACGAAATTCTACAATTCCTCTCCGCGAACGATTCCCACTACGACCTCATCATCATCGGGGCGAGCACCGACAGGAGCGCCGCATCGCGGTTCATCTCGCCACCGACGTTCGAGCGACTGCAGGAGATCGAGTGCGACGTGGCGGTCGTACACCGGGGCTAA